A section of the Lepus europaeus isolate LE1 chromosome 19, mLepTim1.pri, whole genome shotgun sequence genome encodes:
- the VRK3 gene encoding inactive serine/threonine-protein kinase VRK3 isoform X4 has protein sequence MICFCPDCGKSIEASFKFCPYCGKALPAQERVGSRGRVRARVPASRGSKREPGSSAEVSPKKVKWSSTVASPHASLLLGGGTSVSEDTESPSEKAKGSRSRPPTPKSSPQTTRQSPQTLKRSRVTASLEALPAGTVLTDQNGQSWKLGALQTKDAQGILYEAEPSPSTQKYRFSLKLDAKDGRLFNEQHFFQRAAKPVQVNKWKKLSSNPLLAIPTCVGFGIHQDKYRFLVFPILGRSLQWALDDTPKHVLSERCVLQVACRLLDALEFLHENEYVHGNVTAANVFVNPDDLSQVTLGGYGFTYRYRPGGRHVAYVEGSRSLHEGDLEFISMDLHKGCGSSTAQSPWPDCVVPGSGPQGFNVQSETKP, from the exons ATGATCTGCTTCTGTCCAGACTGTGGCAAGAGCATCGAGGCGTCGTTCAAATTCTGCCCCTACTGTGGGAAGGCCCTGCCCGCACAGGAGCGCGTGGGGTCCCGGGGCCGCGTCCGAGCTCGCGTGCCGGCCTCCCGAG GCTCGAAGAGAGAGCCGGGCTCCAGTGCTGAAGTTTCTCCCAAGAAAGTGAAATGGTCCAGCACCGTCGCCTCCCCCCACGCCTCCCTCTTGCTAGGCGGCGGCACTTCTGTGTCCGAAGATACCGAGAGCCCCTCCGAGAAAGCCAAAG GGTCCCGGAGCAGACCCCCAACCCCCAAAAGCAGCCCGCAGACGACCAGGCAAAGCCCTCAGACTCTGAAGCGGAGCCGGGTGACCGCCTCGCTCGAGGCTTTACCCGCGGGGACGGTGCTGACGGACCAGAATGGgcagagctggaagctgggagccctGCAGACCAAGGACGCCCAGGGCATCCTCTATGAAG CTGAGCCTTCCCCGAGTACCCAGAAATACCGCTTCTCACTCAAATTG gacgcCAAGGATGGACGCTTGTTCAACGAGCAGCACTTCTTCCAGCGGGCCGCCAAGCCTGTGCAAG tgaACAAGTGGAAGAAGCTGAGCTCAAACCCCCTCCTGGCTATCCCCACCTGTGTGGGTTTTGGCATTCACCAGGACAAGTACAG GTTCTTGGTGTTTCCCATCCTGGGGAGGAGCCTGCAGTGGGCCCTGGACGACACCCCGAAGCACGTGCTGTCCGAGAGATGTGTCCTGCAGGTGGCCTGCAGACTG CTCGACGCCCTGGAGTTCCTCCACGAGAATGAGTATGTTCATGGCAATGTGACGGCTGCGAACGTCTTCGTGAACCCAGACGACCTGAGCCAG GTGACCCTGGGGGGCTACGGCTTCACCTACCGCTACCGCCCAGGTGGCAGACATGTGGCCTACGTGGAGGGCAGCAGGAGTCTGCATGAGGGGGACCTCGAGTTCATCAGCATGGACCTGCACAAGGGCTGTG
- the VRK3 gene encoding inactive serine/threonine-protein kinase VRK3 isoform X3 yields MICFCPDCGKSIEASFKFCPYCGKALPAQERVGSRGRVRARVPASRGSKREPGSSAEVSPKKVKWSSTVASPHASLLLGGGTSVSEDTESPSEKAKGSRSRPPTPKSSPQTTRQSPQTLKRSRVTASLEALPAGTVLTDQNGQSWKLGALQTKDAQGILYEAEPSPSTQKYRFSLKLDAKDGRLFNEQHFFQRAAKPVQVNKWKKLSSNPLLAIPTCVGFGIHQDKYRFLVFPILGRSLQWALDDTPKHVLSERCVLQVACRLLDALEFLHENEYVHGNVTAANVFVNPDDLSQVTLGGYGFTYRYRPGGRHVAYVEGSRSLHEGDLEFISMDLHKGCGSSTAQSPWPDCVVPGSGPQGVSRPRRPCGSTCRW; encoded by the exons ATGATCTGCTTCTGTCCAGACTGTGGCAAGAGCATCGAGGCGTCGTTCAAATTCTGCCCCTACTGTGGGAAGGCCCTGCCCGCACAGGAGCGCGTGGGGTCCCGGGGCCGCGTCCGAGCTCGCGTGCCGGCCTCCCGAG GCTCGAAGAGAGAGCCGGGCTCCAGTGCTGAAGTTTCTCCCAAGAAAGTGAAATGGTCCAGCACCGTCGCCTCCCCCCACGCCTCCCTCTTGCTAGGCGGCGGCACTTCTGTGTCCGAAGATACCGAGAGCCCCTCCGAGAAAGCCAAAG GGTCCCGGAGCAGACCCCCAACCCCCAAAAGCAGCCCGCAGACGACCAGGCAAAGCCCTCAGACTCTGAAGCGGAGCCGGGTGACCGCCTCGCTCGAGGCTTTACCCGCGGGGACGGTGCTGACGGACCAGAATGGgcagagctggaagctgggagccctGCAGACCAAGGACGCCCAGGGCATCCTCTATGAAG CTGAGCCTTCCCCGAGTACCCAGAAATACCGCTTCTCACTCAAATTG gacgcCAAGGATGGACGCTTGTTCAACGAGCAGCACTTCTTCCAGCGGGCCGCCAAGCCTGTGCAAG tgaACAAGTGGAAGAAGCTGAGCTCAAACCCCCTCCTGGCTATCCCCACCTGTGTGGGTTTTGGCATTCACCAGGACAAGTACAG GTTCTTGGTGTTTCCCATCCTGGGGAGGAGCCTGCAGTGGGCCCTGGACGACACCCCGAAGCACGTGCTGTCCGAGAGATGTGTCCTGCAGGTGGCCTGCAGACTG CTCGACGCCCTGGAGTTCCTCCACGAGAATGAGTATGTTCATGGCAATGTGACGGCTGCGAACGTCTTCGTGAACCCAGACGACCTGAGCCAG GTGACCCTGGGGGGCTACGGCTTCACCTACCGCTACCGCCCAGGTGGCAGACATGTGGCCTACGTGGAGGGCAGCAGGAGTCTGCATGAGGGGGACCTCGAGTTCATCAGCATGGACCTGCACAAGGGCTGTG
- the VRK3 gene encoding inactive serine/threonine-protein kinase VRK3 isoform X2: protein MICFCPDCGKSIEASFKFCPYCGKALPAQERVGSRGRVRARVPASRGSKREPGSSAEVSPKKVKWSSTVASPHASLLLGGGTSVSEDTESPSEKAKGSRSRPPTPKSSPQTTRQSPQTLKRSRVTASLEALPAGTVLTDQNGQSWKLGALQTKDAQGILYEAEPSPSTQKYRFSLKLDAKDGRLFNEQHFFQRAAKPVQVNKWKKLSSNPLLAIPTCVGFGIHQDKYRFLVFPILGRSLQWALDDTPKHVLSERCVLQVACRLLDALEFLHENEYVHGNVTAANVFVNPDDLSQVTLGGYGFTYRYRPGGRHVAYVEGSRSLHEGDLEFISMDLHKGCGPSRRSDLQALGYCMLKWLCGVLPWTHCLPDADEIMKQKQKFLDSPEPLAGLRGPRIRPSGFQRAVGNKALRENEEKTKR from the exons ATGATCTGCTTCTGTCCAGACTGTGGCAAGAGCATCGAGGCGTCGTTCAAATTCTGCCCCTACTGTGGGAAGGCCCTGCCCGCACAGGAGCGCGTGGGGTCCCGGGGCCGCGTCCGAGCTCGCGTGCCGGCCTCCCGAG GCTCGAAGAGAGAGCCGGGCTCCAGTGCTGAAGTTTCTCCCAAGAAAGTGAAATGGTCCAGCACCGTCGCCTCCCCCCACGCCTCCCTCTTGCTAGGCGGCGGCACTTCTGTGTCCGAAGATACCGAGAGCCCCTCCGAGAAAGCCAAAG GGTCCCGGAGCAGACCCCCAACCCCCAAAAGCAGCCCGCAGACGACCAGGCAAAGCCCTCAGACTCTGAAGCGGAGCCGGGTGACCGCCTCGCTCGAGGCTTTACCCGCGGGGACGGTGCTGACGGACCAGAATGGgcagagctggaagctgggagccctGCAGACCAAGGACGCCCAGGGCATCCTCTATGAAG CTGAGCCTTCCCCGAGTACCCAGAAATACCGCTTCTCACTCAAATTG gacgcCAAGGATGGACGCTTGTTCAACGAGCAGCACTTCTTCCAGCGGGCCGCCAAGCCTGTGCAAG tgaACAAGTGGAAGAAGCTGAGCTCAAACCCCCTCCTGGCTATCCCCACCTGTGTGGGTTTTGGCATTCACCAGGACAAGTACAG GTTCTTGGTGTTTCCCATCCTGGGGAGGAGCCTGCAGTGGGCCCTGGACGACACCCCGAAGCACGTGCTGTCCGAGAGATGTGTCCTGCAGGTGGCCTGCAGACTG CTCGACGCCCTGGAGTTCCTCCACGAGAATGAGTATGTTCATGGCAATGTGACGGCTGCGAACGTCTTCGTGAACCCAGACGACCTGAGCCAG GTGACCCTGGGGGGCTACGGCTTCACCTACCGCTACCGCCCAGGTGGCAGACATGTGGCCTACGTGGAGGGCAGCAGGAGTCTGCATGAGGGGGACCTCGAGTTCATCAGCATGGACCTGCACAAGGGCTGTG GGCCCTCCCGCCGGAGCGACCTGCAGGCACTGGGCTACTGTATGCTGAAGTGGCTCTGCGGGGTCCTGCCGTGGACACACTGCCTGCCTGACGCCGACGAGATCATGAAGCAGAAACAGAA